In Trachemys scripta elegans isolate TJP31775 chromosome 10, CAS_Tse_1.0, whole genome shotgun sequence, the sequence GGTGAaatgattttgaatttttgaaagttagaattttttaattttgaaagggGACGGGGATTTGAAATCACTGTCATGTATTTTTCCCTGCGTTTCCATCCAGCTCTGGGTTTTGCCACACTAAGCCATCCTCTTACACAGACTAAGAAAATGAATTCAAAATTTCCACGGACAATTTCAAAGATTGGGTCCCATGTGCCAAACTGCAGTCTGAATGCCTAGGGATAGTGTTTGCTTAATTTCACTAATACCAACCTCCTAACTATTTCATATTATGGTACTTTACCAGCTGGGAAGAGAATGTCTTTGTATATGACCTGGTAAACAGCCGAGTGCCTGGAATACCCACCGATATCTGGATGGGACTTCATGACCTAAGACAGGTGAGAAACCGCTACAACATTAGCTACCGCCTGCTTTTCCTCTTGACCATCATACAAACAGGTTTTCTCATAAAAAGCACTGGAAATCTATTCAGCCTGGAGCTCATTGAGATGTAACCCTTAGCCAGTTTCATCAGACTCACATAAAAGgcaaaattatattttctgttttccctCTACACCTTTCAATTTTTTCCCTCTGACTATAATACAAAGTgctggactgacagccctggagagcaAGATTTTCTGCTTATCCACATTGCCCTTCCAATGCTTCAGCTGTGACCTATGAACATTAGAGGATAATTCAATCTCCACAACTACTGAGGTAGCCAATAAAAGTTTAAAAGAGGGGAAGGGAACTATTTCATGATAAATGTTgcaatttcaaagttgtttccatGTGACATGGtttgaaacagaacaatttgcatgtgtgtgaattttctgcaaaacattttcctcctttctccactcttttttttggggggggggtgtacaGGTAGGGGACAAGGACAGTGAGTACTGGGAGtccagcacccccaggcttgaagtAATAGCAACTGAATGCATGGCTTCCATCATActcagggtttgcagtttggtttaatggctttcagcacccacGTTGAGTGCAATACAATAAATGATgtctagccccccccccctttttcattttttctttgtcttaCTCTGTAACTTTTGAAATCTTCTTTTCAAAAATTACACAGTAACAAAAGGAAATCCAATGAAGTGGAGCCTGGGCACTCATACCTACCGAGGGAGAGGCTCTCGGGCTCCAGTCCAAGggggaatgtctacattgctatttttagccccacagcccaagccccatgagggCGAATCAACTGAGACTCGATGcatgtttttctttgcagtgtagtcGTACTCTATGATCTTAAACGATATGCTAGCAGAGTGCAAAACTCAATAGAAGAAGGGCCTTTGTTCAGCATGGACCTAGTTTTTGCCATCTAGACATAGGAATGAGGTCAGATTGATGACGGCACTCTCTACAGGGGAGAAGAGAATATTCTGTTGGCCAATCCTGAAGTCCACACTTCCACAGAGGTTCAGTTGAAATCACAGCACTTCTCCATTCTCCCCACCTAATTTCCGGATGATGTTTATTAGGAAGGCCACTTTGAATGGACAGATGGTTCTTCCTATGACTATAACTACTGGGATGGCAACCAGCCAGATGATGGGATCCACTCTATTCCAGAGGAGGAGGACTGTGTACAGATCTGGTACAGATATAACAGTGGTAGGTATTTCACTGTTGGGCCTCAGGCTGTACACCACGCTTTCCAGGAAGCACGTGTAAATAAACTCAGTGAAATGCAGGCTCACCCTTTTCTATGCATAAGAAAAAGATGCTGGCAGCATGAGTATCTTAACATATTGTTTTTGCAGAGGAGGAAATTTGGCCCCTCCCCAAGAAGCAAGGAGGTAAAGAACTGTCAATCAAAGGCAGTATAAAGACACCAGCTTGCCTGCTTCCccaccaggtctacactacctatatcggtataactacatcgctcaggggagtgaaaaatctacacccctgagcgatgtagttatgcTACCTAAACCCTCATgaagacagcactatgttggcaggaaagcttctcccttcaacatagctaccgcctcttggggagatggattaactatgctgaccgGAAAGCGTTGCTGTAACGCTGTACGTGAAGACAAAGTCCTGAGACATTTCCAGACCAAAGAAATAATGAGAGGAATATATTATTGGAAAGAGACACCAGCAGAGATGCAGTCactagggggaggagggagacaacAGGATTGAGGAAAGGGTAGACTAGGACAAGGAGCATTACAAATAAGTCTTTTTCTCTTGTCATATGGGAATCTGCGCAGGAATAATCACAACATACATACATGAATAATTGTATCCAGGGCTGGGTCTGGTAAGACTGTAATAGTCTCTATATCTAGCCAGCATGGTCTTATGTCTATGCAAAAGTATATTGTCAGAATTGTGTCTGTATTACAGAATCTTTTGACAAGACTTTTCTTCAGAGCTAAGGTTTGGGGGTGAAACAAACTCCTTTGTGTAGGAAATTTGGTGTTTCTGTATACATTGTATGTCATTTCTTCATGGAGGCACTTAGAGTTGAATTTTGTCCTTCATCATGTGATCACACCTTCATTTAAAACCTTAACTAACTCCTTATTCTTACTCCCCTATAGCTTTACGCTCATGGAATGACAACAGCTGCAACAGAGAATTCCCATTTGTCTGCAAGATTCCATCCCTGGCAATTGATTAGCTCGCTCCCACAATAACAAACAGCAGCAGTCAACCGACTAAACTACTGGAATAAAGTCAGTCTGACCAAAGGCATATTTTATATCAGAGACAATTTTAGCGGCTCAAATAACTAGTTATATGTCTGATGCCAGCTACTCCACCTAGAAAATACCTTACCTGTCTCTTGCTTTTGTCCATGCTATAGCTGACCAAAGAGCATTGGTGAACAGTCAAGCCTGTACATTTATCATGGTCTAGGAACAATTTCAGTGTTGCATCTCCATCCAGACCTCTGTGACTGAAAAATGATTTCTTAACCTATACGTATAATTAAACAGGTGAAACAATTCAAGACAGTGAGAAAGTCTGATTCTATGGTCCTCATTCCCATAAAATCCTACTgccctcagtgggagttttgtgtgaCAAAGGACTGCCTAACTGGTCCTTAGATTTGGAAATCTCTCTAGCATTCTGAGGAGCAAGACAATAACCCTTTTGCAATGACAAACTCGAGTTCATTACTACAGAAGACACATTCTGCATCATTTCTGAACTTTGATGTCAGAATGAAGTAAAACTAACAGCCTGAATCAGATCTCACTTATACTGGATGATTTCAATTGAATTACTTTTCATAATTTGTATCAGTGTGAGCTCAGAATAAGATGCTAACACATCTATACCGTTATTGTACAAATAAAGCAGCTTCAGCCAAATATTGAAGTCTATGCTCAGGTCATATTCACTCTTTACTCAGACCAAATGTGATGGGAGTTATACCTGAGTAAAAGCTGAGTAAGGACCTCTAGATTTGAGCccatatttagattttaaatatacCAACCTGTCACATAAcaagaaatgaattattttactACAAACACTCAGACTGTAATCATAAAGTAACAGGGGACTGTACTAAATAATTTAGCCTGTGGGAATTAGGAGGGACTGTCATTTTCTGCTAAGTTATGCAAAATACCATGTGCTGCTAAAGTTGCTTTCTCACAACTAAAATCCATTGTAAACAGCATACTGAAGTTCCTTCTTCTTTCTAACACTGCTGAAATATACATGTTCATTAGCTTATACCAGttgttttacactggtgcaaatccaaACCAGCTTTTATACTCAGTTTTGGCAATTGACTGTTGAAGAaatcagaagggggaaaaaaagctttcatGCGGTATACAAAGCAGTAACTTTTTATATTggaacaaatatttccattaacaCCATTCCTTCAGGAttacaggtttttttgttttttgtttctctctctttcatgtgTGCAAAAAAGGGGACAAAATTGTTACATGTCAGAATAACCAAGGTGCCTATATGAGATATACAAAGCACATCTCTGTCATTGGTAACTGCTGTTTTACTATAAAAAgcaagattattattttattattatattggaCTGGGGATTGCAAAAATAATTGCAgtgggaaatatttttctttttaaattgagagtttttaaaagaaattattattaacaaatacaaaacaaactggACTAAAACCATGTGCAGCTGGGTACGCTTCTGTTACTTTTTTATAATTTGTTAGCTCCTTTCAGATGTGGATAATGAATTAATATAAATCACATCCTCTGTCTCCACTTCTTTCCTCTGTGGAATAAGAGCTCCTAGAATGAAGGGGTGCAAGAGTAGATTTAcagatttggggccagatcctcagctagtataaattggcatagttccattaaagtcaatggtactaCACTAGTTTACATTGGTAGATGGAGATTGTTTCTGCTCACTGCTATTCTTGATATCAGATGTTTGCACCTCAGTGATGGGTGGTGCGAGACTGGTAGATCTACAGCATACTGTAGGTCCAGTTTGCTCTGTTTGGATAACAGGAGAAGACACTGCTGAAAGGAGGAGGCAGGAAGTATCAGTTTTTATTTGTACTAGTCGTGGTGCAAACTTCCGTGAGCATGATAGGACAATGGGGTGAATTAAAACCCCTCCCCAACAAACTCTGGGGAAACAAGGCTCTGGATCTGAGTTTTGCAGTTCAGCCTTGCTGTAGCAGATTCATATGCCAAGgatgtgctttacaaaggaaggtaggGATCTGCTATG encodes:
- the CLEC19A gene encoding C-type lectin domain family 19 member A isoform X2: MPEPIQSYSCPLFWTEYEGYCYRYFPVNKTWAEADLYCAEFSIGIKSAKLASIHSWEENVFVYDLVNSRVPGIPTDIWMGLHDLRQEGHFEWTDGSSYDYNYWDGNQPDDGIHSIPEEEDCVQIWYRYNSALRSWNDNSCNREFPFVCKIPSLAID
- the CLEC19A gene encoding C-type lectin domain family 19 member A isoform X1, whose amino-acid sequence is MKFCPQSEMVIRWDFYVLFSMVMLSTQAFPQTNIKISQAMPEPIQSYSCPLFWTEYEGYCYRYFPVNKTWAEADLYCAEFSIGIKSAKLASIHSWEENVFVYDLVNSRVPGIPTDIWMGLHDLRQEGHFEWTDGSSYDYNYWDGNQPDDGIHSIPEEEDCVQIWYRYNSALRSWNDNSCNREFPFVCKIPSLAID